One window of Elaeis guineensis isolate ETL-2024a chromosome 11, EG11, whole genome shotgun sequence genomic DNA carries:
- the LOC105053846 gene encoding transcription factor MYC2, with product MNLWADDNASMMEAFMASTTDLQGFPWAPPPAAAAAGGGQVPSPQSAVTSSAPAAPPAYFNQETLQRRLLTVIEGARETWTYAIFWQSSVDVASGASLLGWGDGYYKGCEEDKRKQKANASAEEQEHRKRVLRELNSLISGGAAGSSPDEAVEEEVTDTEWFFLVSMTQSFVDGAGLPGQALFSESPTWITGANLLAMAPCERARQAQVFGLQTMVCVPVGSGVLELGSTDLIYQNFELMNKIRVLFNFNGLDVPSGSWLLPPAATPAVADHGETDPSVLWLADPSMVEIKDSVSPVSATAEISVTKPPIQFDNPSSSTITESPSSVPMQQRHNQQQQQNQNSNGNSNFQTQSFGNKGFNFSEFVMNGSAAPSSFKPETGEILNFGNSKRNSSPTPGSGLFPHHQTAPDDKKNKRSTGATSRGSIDEGMLSFSSAPARPSSAGPVKSGGGILGGGDSDHSDLEASVREVESGRVVEPEKRPRKRGRKPANGRSEPLNHVEAERQRREKLNQRFYALRAVVPNVSKMDKASLLGDAISYIKELTSKLETLESDKEGLQAQIETLKTERDSAPARPSQPPDPDTRLMNGGRCHGVEIEVKTLGLEAMIRVQCHKTNHPAARLMAALKDLDLDVHYASVSVVKDLMIQQATVKMSGRVYTQEQLSAGLFARVADPTSNNR from the coding sequence CCTCTATGATGGAGGCCTTCATGGCCTCTACCACCGACCTCCAGGGCTTCCCCTGGGCGCCGCCGCCCGCCGCAGCGGCGGCTGGAGGGGGCCAAGTGCCTTCCCCTCAGTCCGCCGTCACGTCATCCGCGCCGGCGGCACCGCCGGCGTATTTTAACCAGGAGACGCTCCAGCGGCGGCTCCTGACGGTGATCGAGGGCGCGAGGGAGACCTGGACTTACGCCATCTTCTGGCAGTCATCGGTGGACGTGGCCTCCGGCGCTTCGCTGCTCGGCTGGGGCGATGGCTACTACAAGGGATGCGAGGAGGACAAGCGGAAGCAGAAGGCCAACGCCTCCGCGGAGGAACAGGAGCACCGGAAGCGGGTGCTCAGGGAGCTTAACTCCCTCATCTCCGGTGGCGCCGccggatcctcgcccgatgaggCCGTGGAGGAGGAGGTCACCGACACGGAGTGGTTTTTTCTGGTGTCCATGACGCAGTCGTTTGTCGACGGCGCCGGCCTGCCTGGCCAGGCCCTCTTCTCCGAATCGCCGACCTGGATCACCGGCGCGAACCTGCTAGCGATGGCGCCCTGCGAGCGGGCGAGGCAGGCGCAGGTGTTCGGCCTCCAGACCATGGTCTGCGTCCCGGTGGGGAGCGGCGTGCTGGAACTCGGATCCACGGATCTCATCTACCAGAACTTCGAGCTCATGAACAAGATCAGGGTCCTCTTCAACTTCAACGGCCTGGATGTCCCCTCAGGATCCTGGCTCCTGCCGCCAGCGGCGACGCCGGCCGTGGCCGACCATGGGGAGACCGATCCTTCGGTACTCTGGCTTGCAGATCCATCCATGGTCGAGATCAAGGACTCCGTCTCCCCCGTCTCCGCCACGGCTGAGATCTCCGTCACCAAACCCCCCATCCAGTTCGACAATCCTAGCTCCAGTACCATTACGGAAAGCCCTAGCTCGGTTCCGATGCAACAGCGCCACAACCAGCAGCAGCAACAAAATCAGAACAGCAACGGCAATAGCAACTTCCAGACCCAATCATTCGGCAACAAAGGGTTTAATTTCTCCGAGTTCGTGATGAACGGCTCTGCCGCTCCCTCATCCTTCAAGCCGGAAACCGGAGAGATTCTAAATTTTGGCAATAGCAAGAGGAATTCCTCTCCCACCCCTGGTAGCGGCCTCTTCCCCCACCACCAGACCGCCCCGGACGACAAGAAGAACAAGCGATCGACGGGGGCCACATCGAGAGGAAGTATCGACGAGGGGATGCTGTCCTTCTCGTCGGCTCCCGCCCGTCCCTCGTCCGCCGGTCCGGTGAAATCCGGTGGAGGGATCCTCGGCGGGGGCGACTCCGACCACTCGGATCTCGAGGCGTCGGTGCGGGAGGTGGAGAGCGGCCGGGTGGTCGAGCCGGAGAAGCGGCCGAGGAAGCGCGGGCGGAAGCCAGCCAACGGCCGGAGTGAACCACTCAATCACGTGGAGGCCGAGCGGCAGCGCCGGGAGAAGCTGAACCAGAGGTTCTACGCCCTCCGCGCCGTGGTGCCCAACGTGTCCAAGATGGACAAGGCCTCCCTTCTAGGGGACGCCATTTCCTACATCAAGGAGCTAACATCCAAGCTGGAGACCTTGGAGTCGGATAAGGAGGGGCTTCAGGCCCAGATCGAGACCCTCAAGACAGAGCGCGATTCCGCCCCAGCACGGCCCTCGCAGCCGCCCGATCCAGATACGAGACTGATGAACGGTGGGCGGTGCCATGGAGTGGAGATCGAGGTAAAGACCCTGGGGCTGGAGGCGATGATCCGGGTGCAGTGCCATAAGACGAATCACCCGGCGGCGAGGCTGATGGCGGCATTAAAAGACCTCGATCTCGACGTCCATTATGCGAGTGTGTCCGTCGTCAAAGATCTCATGATCCAGCAGGCGACGGTGAAGATGTCAGGTAGGGTATACACCCAGGAGCAGCTCAGTGCTGGGCTCTTTGCCAGAGTGGCTGATCCCACGAGCAATAATAGGTAA
- the LOC105053845 gene encoding uncharacterized protein: MIAGNAESNPGDRPPYGEPKMIQSSPVITDDLIARRLKNRERQRRYRARKRLEADMKRSCLPGQHALLPSEAQSNGISINVNTHQAVLPLESHTAGPTIAYEARVYSGRKWKRDARKAHLFKELMDPSNVPIVPLSIKPSLEAGFHLEDHTNPTGKREWKADARNKADVDVGTHEDDPTK; this comes from the exons ATGATTGCAGGGAATGCAGAAAGCAACCCTGGTGACCGTCCTCCATATGGTGAACCAAAG ATGATCCAGTCATCACCAGTCATCACAGATGACCTAATTGCCCGACGCCTGAAGAACAGGGAGCGGCAGCGAAGGTACAGAGCAAGGAAGCGCCTTGAAGCAGATATGAAGAGGTCATGTTTGCCAGGCCAACATGCATTGCTGCCAAGTGAAGCACAATCAAATGGAATCTCTATTAATGTTAATACCCACCAAGCTGTACTGCCACTTGAATCTCACACAGCTGGACCCACTATTGCATATGAAGCTCGTGTATATTCTGGTCGAAAGTGGAAGAGGGATGCAAGAAAAGCACATTTATTCAAAGAGCTAATGGACCCATCAAATGTACCCATTGTGCCTCTGTCCATAAAGCCATCATTAGAAGCTGGATTCCATTTAGAGGACCATACAAACCCAACTGGAAAAAGAGAATGGAAAGCAGATGCAAGAAACAAGGCGGATGTGGATGTGGGGACACATGAGGATGATCCCACTAAGTAA